CTATTGGAGTAAGCGGACTTATTACACCATGGAACTTCCCAACAAATCAAACGTCTACTAAAATTGCAGGAGCTATCGCAGCAGGAAGTCCAATGGTATTAAAACCATCAGAACTTACACCGTATGCAGCGATGATATTAGCAGAAATCATTGATGAAGCTGGTGTACCAAAAGGTGCCTTTAACCTTGTAAACGGAACGGGAAGCACAATCGGTGACGGTATTAGTTCTCACCCGGACATTGATTTTGTATCATTTACAGGATCAGGTGCTGTAGGCGAGAAAATTATGCAAAACGCTGCTAAAACAATCAAAAAAGTAGCCCTTGAGCTAGGCGGGAAATCACCGCTAGTTGTATTAGAGGATGCGGATGTAGAAGAAGCGGCTAAAATAGCAGTTTCACACATTGCAATGAATACAGGGCAAGTATGTACGGCAGCAACGCGCATTATCATTCCTGCCTCTATGAAAGAAAAATTTGAAGAAGCAGTGAAGAAAGTTCTACCATCATTCCCAGTTGGTGATCCGTTAGATAAAGACAACGTAACTGGACCGCTCGTAGCGGAAAAACAGTGGGATCGCGTACAGGATTATATTCAAAAAGGAATGGATGAAGGTGCAAAGCTTCTTACTGGCGGAACGGGCAAACCGGACGGCTTAGAGACAGGGTACTTTGTTAAACCGACAGTCTTTACTGACGTTTCAAATGATATGGTTATTGCACAAGAAGAAATCTTCGGACCTGTAACAACTAT
The genomic region above belongs to Priestia megaterium and contains:
- a CDS encoding aldehyde dehydrogenase family protein, giving the protein MRTNLKHFINGEWVESTGSETSDVINPATEKSIGKISLGTKEDLDKAVAAAKAALPTFSRTTKEERIKMLRNIAKGYEKRKQELIEVMTEELGAPLKISEEVHYEMGLSHFKEAANALEDYTFEKDHGSYKVVKESIGVSGLITPWNFPTNQTSTKIAGAIAAGSPMVLKPSELTPYAAMILAEIIDEAGVPKGAFNLVNGTGSTIGDGISSHPDIDFVSFTGSGAVGEKIMQNAAKTIKKVALELGGKSPLVVLEDADVEEAAKIAVSHIAMNTGQVCTAATRIIIPASMKEKFEEAVKKVLPSFPVGDPLDKDNVTGPLVAEKQWDRVQDYIQKGMDEGAKLLTGGTGKPDGLETGYFVKPTVFTDVSNDMVIAQEEIFGPVTTIITYDDLEQALEIANDTVYGLAGYAVGKDQETLDYVAKNIRAGQIIVNDAEQDRAAPFGGFKQSGIGREWGAFGIEEYLEPKAIMGVKVPAKV